A stretch of the Solanum dulcamara chromosome 6, daSolDulc1.2, whole genome shotgun sequence genome encodes the following:
- the LOC129893350 gene encoding protein phosphatase 2C 50 isoform X1, which translates to MDFIGYELIPNTTSLLSEPNKCKHPSSVSNHRVPRDKANLLMTVADCHEIRKGNNFSSTVIANGNCLIATDVNDGRSMENNLISPTDELLGNMTCSNSLVDERGHMPNQECTDLEVVKSGRTPLGDEDKKVGVSQTLRKSYSCNLANELVNESELVSDLVSTVVEGAEDFKRKLSPSLLETSQEIKISRTNVLCFDSVPLWGLTTIQGKRPEMEDTAIALPRFLRIPSHILTDAPVSHALSQTLTAHLYGVYDGHGGSQQVANYCHERLHMALSQEIDIMKEDSHNGSVNWKEQWSKAFLNCFCRVDDEVGGFCSETDGIEPDLSAIAPEAVGSTAVVAVVSPTHIIVANCGDSRAVLCRGKLPMPLSVDHKPNREDECSRIEELGGKVINWDGHRVSGVLAVSRSIGDRYLRPYVIPDPEMMFVPRAKEDDCLILASDGLWDVLTNEEACDVARRRILLWHKKNGGTLSGERGENVDPAAQDAAEYLTRVALQRGSRDNISVIVVDLKAQRKFKKKT; encoded by the exons ATGGACTTCATTGGATATGAGTTGATACCTAACACGACTAGCTTGCTCTCAGAACCTAACAAGTGCAAACATCCTTCTTCGGTGTCCAATCATAGAGTGCCAAGGGACAAAGCTAACCTCCTTATGACAGTTGCTGATTGCCATGAAATCAGGAAAGGAAACAATTTTTCTTCCACAGTAATAGCTAATGGGAATTGTTTGATTGCTACTGATGTAAACGATGGTAGATCTATGGAGAACAATTTGATATCACCAACTGATGAGCTTTTAGGAAATATGACTTGTTCTAATTCTCTAGTGGATGAGCGTGGCCACATGCCAAACCAAGAATGTACAGATTTGGAGGTGGTTAAGTCTGGGAGAACGCCTCTTGGAGATGAAGACAAGAAGGTTGGTGTATCCCAGACTCTGAGAAAGTCTTATTCGTGTAATTTGGCTAATGAGTTGGTTAATGAGTCAGAACTTGTAAGTGATCTTGTTTCCACTGTAGTTGAGGGTGCtgaagattttaaaagaaaattatctCCATCCCTTCTTGAGACCTCACAAGAGATAAAGATAAGTAGGACAAATGTCCTTTGTTTTGATTCTGTGCCTCTTTGGGGACTCACCACAATTCAAGGAAAGAGGCCGGAGATGGAAGATACTGCTATAGCTTTACCAAGGTTTCTGAGAATCCCTTCCCATATTCTCACGGATGCGCCAGTTTCTCATGCCCTGAGTCAAACACTTACAGCCCATTTATACGGTGTTTATGATGGACATGGAGGCTCTCAG CAGGTTGCTAATTATTGTCATGAGCGTCTCCATATGGCATTATCACAGGAGATAGATATTATGAAAGAGGATTCACATAATGGAAGTGTTAACTGGAAGGAGCAATGGTCAAAGGCTTTCTTGAATTGTTTCTGTAGAGTCGATGATGAGGTAGGAGGGTTCTGTAGTGAAACAGATGGAATTGAGCCTGACCTTTCAGCCATTGCTCCTGAAGCAGTTGGATCTACAGCTGTAGTTGCTGTTGTTAGTCCAACCCATATTATTGTTGCGAATTGTGGTGATTCAAGGGCAGTCCTTTGTCGGGGAAAACTGCCCATGCCATTGTCCGTTGACCATAAG CCAAATAGGGAAGATGAGTGTTCACGAATAGAAGAACTGGGAGGGAAGGTCATTAATTGGGATGGACATCGTGTTTCTGGTGTTCTTGCAGTTTCAAGGTCAATTG GTGATAGATATTTAAGGCCTTATGTGATTCCAGATCCAGAAATGATGTTTGTACCCCGAGCAAAAGAAGACGACTGTCTAATTTTAGCAAGTGATGGCCTATGGGATGTTTTGACAAATGAAGAAGCTTGTGATGTAGCGAGGAGACGAATTCTTCTCTGGCACAAAAAGAACGGTGGTACTTTGAGTGGCGAAAGGGGTGAAAACGTGGATCCTGCTGCTCAGGACGCTGCAGAGTACTTGACACGAGTTGCTCTCCAAAGGGGCAGCAGAGAT
- the LOC129893350 gene encoding protein phosphatase 2C 50 isoform X3, with translation MTVADCHEIRKGNNFSSTVIANGNCLIATDVNDGRSMENNLISPTDELLGNMTCSNSLVDERGHMPNQECTDLEVVKSGRTPLGDEDKKVGVSQTLRKSYSCNLANELVNESELVSDLVSTVVEGAEDFKRKLSPSLLETSQEIKISRTNVLCFDSVPLWGLTTIQGKRPEMEDTAIALPRFLRIPSHILTDAPVSHALSQTLTAHLYGVYDGHGGSQQVANYCHERLHMALSQEIDIMKEDSHNGSVNWKEQWSKAFLNCFCRVDDEVGGFCSETDGIEPDLSAIAPEAVGSTAVVAVVSPTHIIVANCGDSRAVLCRGKLPMPLSVDHKPNREDECSRIEELGGKVINWDGHRVSGVLAVSRSIGDRYLRPYVIPDPEMMFVPRAKEDDCLILASDGLWDVLTNEEACDVARRRILLWHKKNGGTLSGERGENVDPAAQDAAEYLTRVALQRGSRDNISVIVVDLKAQRKFKKKT, from the exons ATGACAGTTGCTGATTGCCATGAAATCAGGAAAGGAAACAATTTTTCTTCCACAGTAATAGCTAATGGGAATTGTTTGATTGCTACTGATGTAAACGATGGTAGATCTATGGAGAACAATTTGATATCACCAACTGATGAGCTTTTAGGAAATATGACTTGTTCTAATTCTCTAGTGGATGAGCGTGGCCACATGCCAAACCAAGAATGTACAGATTTGGAGGTGGTTAAGTCTGGGAGAACGCCTCTTGGAGATGAAGACAAGAAGGTTGGTGTATCCCAGACTCTGAGAAAGTCTTATTCGTGTAATTTGGCTAATGAGTTGGTTAATGAGTCAGAACTTGTAAGTGATCTTGTTTCCACTGTAGTTGAGGGTGCtgaagattttaaaagaaaattatctCCATCCCTTCTTGAGACCTCACAAGAGATAAAGATAAGTAGGACAAATGTCCTTTGTTTTGATTCTGTGCCTCTTTGGGGACTCACCACAATTCAAGGAAAGAGGCCGGAGATGGAAGATACTGCTATAGCTTTACCAAGGTTTCTGAGAATCCCTTCCCATATTCTCACGGATGCGCCAGTTTCTCATGCCCTGAGTCAAACACTTACAGCCCATTTATACGGTGTTTATGATGGACATGGAGGCTCTCAG CAGGTTGCTAATTATTGTCATGAGCGTCTCCATATGGCATTATCACAGGAGATAGATATTATGAAAGAGGATTCACATAATGGAAGTGTTAACTGGAAGGAGCAATGGTCAAAGGCTTTCTTGAATTGTTTCTGTAGAGTCGATGATGAGGTAGGAGGGTTCTGTAGTGAAACAGATGGAATTGAGCCTGACCTTTCAGCCATTGCTCCTGAAGCAGTTGGATCTACAGCTGTAGTTGCTGTTGTTAGTCCAACCCATATTATTGTTGCGAATTGTGGTGATTCAAGGGCAGTCCTTTGTCGGGGAAAACTGCCCATGCCATTGTCCGTTGACCATAAG CCAAATAGGGAAGATGAGTGTTCACGAATAGAAGAACTGGGAGGGAAGGTCATTAATTGGGATGGACATCGTGTTTCTGGTGTTCTTGCAGTTTCAAGGTCAATTG GTGATAGATATTTAAGGCCTTATGTGATTCCAGATCCAGAAATGATGTTTGTACCCCGAGCAAAAGAAGACGACTGTCTAATTTTAGCAAGTGATGGCCTATGGGATGTTTTGACAAATGAAGAAGCTTGTGATGTAGCGAGGAGACGAATTCTTCTCTGGCACAAAAAGAACGGTGGTACTTTGAGTGGCGAAAGGGGTGAAAACGTGGATCCTGCTGCTCAGGACGCTGCAGAGTACTTGACACGAGTTGCTCTCCAAAGGGGCAGCAGAGAT
- the LOC129893350 gene encoding protein phosphatase 2C 50 isoform X2 produces the protein MDFIGYELIPNTTSLLSEPNKCKHPSSVSNHRVPRDKANLLMTVADCHEIRKGNNFSSTVIANGNCLIATDVNDGRSMENNLISPTDELLGNMTCSNSLVDERGHMPNQECTDLEVVKSGRTPLGDEDKKVGVSQTLRKSYSCNLANELVNESELVSDLVSTVVEGAEDFKRKLSPSLLETSQEIKISRTNVLCFDSVPLWGLTTIQGKRPEMEDTAIALPRFLRIPSHILTDAPVSHALSQTLTAHLYGVYDGHGGSQVANYCHERLHMALSQEIDIMKEDSHNGSVNWKEQWSKAFLNCFCRVDDEVGGFCSETDGIEPDLSAIAPEAVGSTAVVAVVSPTHIIVANCGDSRAVLCRGKLPMPLSVDHKPNREDECSRIEELGGKVINWDGHRVSGVLAVSRSIGDRYLRPYVIPDPEMMFVPRAKEDDCLILASDGLWDVLTNEEACDVARRRILLWHKKNGGTLSGERGENVDPAAQDAAEYLTRVALQRGSRDNISVIVVDLKAQRKFKKKT, from the exons ATGGACTTCATTGGATATGAGTTGATACCTAACACGACTAGCTTGCTCTCAGAACCTAACAAGTGCAAACATCCTTCTTCGGTGTCCAATCATAGAGTGCCAAGGGACAAAGCTAACCTCCTTATGACAGTTGCTGATTGCCATGAAATCAGGAAAGGAAACAATTTTTCTTCCACAGTAATAGCTAATGGGAATTGTTTGATTGCTACTGATGTAAACGATGGTAGATCTATGGAGAACAATTTGATATCACCAACTGATGAGCTTTTAGGAAATATGACTTGTTCTAATTCTCTAGTGGATGAGCGTGGCCACATGCCAAACCAAGAATGTACAGATTTGGAGGTGGTTAAGTCTGGGAGAACGCCTCTTGGAGATGAAGACAAGAAGGTTGGTGTATCCCAGACTCTGAGAAAGTCTTATTCGTGTAATTTGGCTAATGAGTTGGTTAATGAGTCAGAACTTGTAAGTGATCTTGTTTCCACTGTAGTTGAGGGTGCtgaagattttaaaagaaaattatctCCATCCCTTCTTGAGACCTCACAAGAGATAAAGATAAGTAGGACAAATGTCCTTTGTTTTGATTCTGTGCCTCTTTGGGGACTCACCACAATTCAAGGAAAGAGGCCGGAGATGGAAGATACTGCTATAGCTTTACCAAGGTTTCTGAGAATCCCTTCCCATATTCTCACGGATGCGCCAGTTTCTCATGCCCTGAGTCAAACACTTACAGCCCATTTATACGGTGTTTATGATGGACATGGAGGCTCTCAG GTTGCTAATTATTGTCATGAGCGTCTCCATATGGCATTATCACAGGAGATAGATATTATGAAAGAGGATTCACATAATGGAAGTGTTAACTGGAAGGAGCAATGGTCAAAGGCTTTCTTGAATTGTTTCTGTAGAGTCGATGATGAGGTAGGAGGGTTCTGTAGTGAAACAGATGGAATTGAGCCTGACCTTTCAGCCATTGCTCCTGAAGCAGTTGGATCTACAGCTGTAGTTGCTGTTGTTAGTCCAACCCATATTATTGTTGCGAATTGTGGTGATTCAAGGGCAGTCCTTTGTCGGGGAAAACTGCCCATGCCATTGTCCGTTGACCATAAG CCAAATAGGGAAGATGAGTGTTCACGAATAGAAGAACTGGGAGGGAAGGTCATTAATTGGGATGGACATCGTGTTTCTGGTGTTCTTGCAGTTTCAAGGTCAATTG GTGATAGATATTTAAGGCCTTATGTGATTCCAGATCCAGAAATGATGTTTGTACCCCGAGCAAAAGAAGACGACTGTCTAATTTTAGCAAGTGATGGCCTATGGGATGTTTTGACAAATGAAGAAGCTTGTGATGTAGCGAGGAGACGAATTCTTCTCTGGCACAAAAAGAACGGTGGTACTTTGAGTGGCGAAAGGGGTGAAAACGTGGATCCTGCTGCTCAGGACGCTGCAGAGTACTTGACACGAGTTGCTCTCCAAAGGGGCAGCAGAGAT
- the LOC129893350 gene encoding probable protein phosphatase 2C 6 isoform X4: MDFIGYELIPNTTSLLSEPNKCKHPSSVSNHRVPRDKANLLMTVADCHEIRKGNNFSSTVIANGNCLIATDVNDGRSMENNLISPTDELLGNMTCSNSLVDERGHMPNQECTDLEVVKSGRTPLGDEDKKVGVSQTLRKSYSCNLANELVNESELVSDLVSTVVEGAEDFKRKLSPSLLETSQEIKISRTNVLCFDSVPLWGLTTIQGKRPEMEDTAIALPRFLRIPSHILTDAPVSHALSQTLTAHLYGVYDGHGGSQQVANYCHERLHMALSQEIDIMKEDSHNGSVNWKEQWSKAFLNCFCRVDDEVGGFCSETDGIEPDLSAIAPEAVGSTAVVAVVSPTHIIVANCGDSRAVLCRGKLPMPLSVDHKPNREDECSRIEELGGKVINWDGHRVSGVLAVSRSIEASSYKRNLKP, translated from the exons ATGGACTTCATTGGATATGAGTTGATACCTAACACGACTAGCTTGCTCTCAGAACCTAACAAGTGCAAACATCCTTCTTCGGTGTCCAATCATAGAGTGCCAAGGGACAAAGCTAACCTCCTTATGACAGTTGCTGATTGCCATGAAATCAGGAAAGGAAACAATTTTTCTTCCACAGTAATAGCTAATGGGAATTGTTTGATTGCTACTGATGTAAACGATGGTAGATCTATGGAGAACAATTTGATATCACCAACTGATGAGCTTTTAGGAAATATGACTTGTTCTAATTCTCTAGTGGATGAGCGTGGCCACATGCCAAACCAAGAATGTACAGATTTGGAGGTGGTTAAGTCTGGGAGAACGCCTCTTGGAGATGAAGACAAGAAGGTTGGTGTATCCCAGACTCTGAGAAAGTCTTATTCGTGTAATTTGGCTAATGAGTTGGTTAATGAGTCAGAACTTGTAAGTGATCTTGTTTCCACTGTAGTTGAGGGTGCtgaagattttaaaagaaaattatctCCATCCCTTCTTGAGACCTCACAAGAGATAAAGATAAGTAGGACAAATGTCCTTTGTTTTGATTCTGTGCCTCTTTGGGGACTCACCACAATTCAAGGAAAGAGGCCGGAGATGGAAGATACTGCTATAGCTTTACCAAGGTTTCTGAGAATCCCTTCCCATATTCTCACGGATGCGCCAGTTTCTCATGCCCTGAGTCAAACACTTACAGCCCATTTATACGGTGTTTATGATGGACATGGAGGCTCTCAG CAGGTTGCTAATTATTGTCATGAGCGTCTCCATATGGCATTATCACAGGAGATAGATATTATGAAAGAGGATTCACATAATGGAAGTGTTAACTGGAAGGAGCAATGGTCAAAGGCTTTCTTGAATTGTTTCTGTAGAGTCGATGATGAGGTAGGAGGGTTCTGTAGTGAAACAGATGGAATTGAGCCTGACCTTTCAGCCATTGCTCCTGAAGCAGTTGGATCTACAGCTGTAGTTGCTGTTGTTAGTCCAACCCATATTATTGTTGCGAATTGTGGTGATTCAAGGGCAGTCCTTTGTCGGGGAAAACTGCCCATGCCATTGTCCGTTGACCATAAG CCAAATAGGGAAGATGAGTGTTCACGAATAGAAGAACTGGGAGGGAAGGTCATTAATTGGGATGGACATCGTGTTTCTGGTGTTCTTGCAGTTTCAAGGTCAATTG AGGCATCAAGCTATAAAAGGAATCTTAAGCCATGA